A region of Ochotona princeps isolate mOchPri1 chromosome 2, mOchPri1.hap1, whole genome shotgun sequence DNA encodes the following proteins:
- the LOC131479532 gene encoding axin-2-like translates to MSGAVLVSRLPDPSSSFREDAPRPPVPGEEGETPPCQLGAGKGRVTKPMPVSSNTRRNEDGLGEPEGRASPDSPLTRWTKSLHCLLGDQDGAYLFRTFLEREKCVDTLDFWFACNGFRQMDLKDTKTLRVAKAIYKRYIENNSIVSKQLRPATKTYIRDGIKKQQIDSVMFDQAQTEIQSVMEGNAYQVFLTSDIYLEYVRSGGENPACLSHGGLGSLKVLCGYLPTLNEEEEWTCADFKCKLPPTVVSLSSKTLRATASVRSTETAESGYRSFKRSDPANPYHVGSGYVFAPATSANDSEISSDALTDDSMSMTDSSVDGIPPYRMGSKKQLQREMHRSVKANGQVSLPHFPRTHRLPKEMTPVEPAAFAAELISRLEKLKLELESRHSLEERLQQIREDEEKEASELALSSREGVPAQHALSLLPSGSYEEDPQTILDDHLSRVLKTPGCQSPGVGRSSPRSRSPDHHHHHHHQPYHPLLPPGGKLPPTAATTTATLACPLPGGKGFVTKQTTNHVHHHYIHHHSGPKTKEEIEAEATQRVRCLCPGSPEYYCYPKGRGHPKAPEPMPGEQFGGSRGSTLPRRSGKGTEPGLALPAREGGAPGGAGTLQLPGEEGDRSQDVWQWMLESERQNKPKPHSAQSTKKASPLESARGSPGERISRHHLWGSGGHPRTTPRAHPFTQDPAMPPLTPPNTLAQLEEACRRLAEVSKPPKQRHKEPKKPAGVHALQASELVVTYFFCGEEIPYRRMLKAQSLTLGHFKEQLSKKGNYRYYFKKASDEFACGAVFEEVWDDETVLPMYEGRILGKVERID, encoded by the coding sequence ATGAGTGGTGCTGTGCTGGTGAGCCGCctcccggaccccagcagcagcttcCGGGAGGATGCCCCGCGGCCCCCTGTGCCTGGAGAAGAAGGGGAGACCCCGCCGTGCCAGCTTGGGGCAGGCAAGGGCCGCGTCACCAAGCCCATGCCTGTGTCTTCTAATACCAGGCGGAATGAAGACGGGCTGGGAGAGCCCGAGGGGCGGGCGTCCCCCGACTCCCCCCTGACCAGGTGGACCAAGTCCTTGCACTGCTTGTTGGGCGATCAGGACGGCGCGTACCTCTTCCGGACTTTCCTGGAGAGGGAGAAATGTGTGGATACCTTGGACTTCTGGTTTGCCTGCAATGGGTTCAGGCAGATGGACCTCAAGGATACCAAAACCCTGCGGGTGGCCAAAGCCATCTACAAGAGGTACATCGAGAACAACAGCATTGTGTCCAAGCAGCTGAGGCCCGCCACCAAGACCTACATCCGAGATGGCATCAAGAAGCAGCAGATCGACTCCGTCATGTTCGACCAGGCACAGACGGAGATCCAGTCAGTGATGGAGGGCAACGCCTACCAGGTCTTCCTGACTTCGGACATCTACCTGGAGTACGTGAGGAGTGGCGGGGAGAACCCCGCCTGCCTGAGCCACGGGGGCCTGGGCAGCCTCAAGGTCCTGTGCGGCTACCTGCCCACCCTGAATGAAGAGGAGGAGTGGACTTGTGCCGACTTCAAGTGCAAACTGCCCCCCACCGTGGTCAGCTTGTCCAGCAAAACTCTGAGGGCTACAGCCAGCGTGAGGTCCACGGAGACGGCTGAGAGCGGATACAGGTCCTTCAAGAGGAGCGATCCTGCTAATCCCTATCACGTAGGCTCTGGTTACGTCTTTGCACCAGCCACCAGTGCCAATGACAGCGAGATCTCGAGTGACGCTCTGACCGACGACTCCATGTCCATGACGGACAGCAGTGTAGATGGGATCCCTCCTTATCGCATGGGAAGTAAGAAACAGCTCCAGAGAGAGATGCATCGCAGTGTAAAGGCCAATGGCCAAGTGTCTCTACCTCATTTCCCGAGAACCCACCGCCTGCCCAAGGAGATGACCCCCGTGGAACCCGCCGCCTTCGCAGCCGAGCTCATCTCGAGGCTGGAGAAGCTGAAGTTGGAGCTGGAGAGCCGCCACAGCCTGGAGGAGCGGCTGCAGCAGATCCGCGAGGATGAAGAGAAGGAGGCGTCCGAGCTAGCACTGAGCTCGCGGGAAGGCGTGCCAGCCCAGCACGCcctgtccctgctgccctctggcaGCTACGAGGAGGACCCCCAGACAATCCTGGACGACCACCTGTCCAGGGTTCTTAAGACCCCCGGCTGCCAGTCTCCCGGCGTGGGCCGCTCGAGCCCACGCTCCCGCTCCCCtgatcaccaccaccatcaccatcaccagccATACCACCCCCTGCTCCCGCCAGGAGGCAAGCTGCCCCCAACTGCTGCCACCACCACCGCAACCCTGGCCTGTCCACTGCCCGGCGGCAAGGGCTTCGTGACCAAGCAAACCACAAACCACGTCCACCACCACTACATCCACCACCACAGCGGCCCCAAGACCAAGGAGGAGATTGAGGCCGAGGCCACACAGAGAGTGCGCTGCCTCTGCCCCGGGAGCCCCGAGTATTACTGCTACCCCAAGGGCAGGGGCCACCCCAAGGCTCCAGAGCCCATGCCCGGGGAACAGTTTGGTGGCAGCAGAGGCAGTACCTTGCCCAGACGAAGCGGGAAAGGCACGGAGCCCGGCCTGGCCCTGCCGGCCAGGGAAGGAGGGGCCCCCGGTGgagctgggaccctgcagcttccTGGCGAGGAAGGAGACAGGTCGCAGGATGTGTGGCAGTGGATGCTGGAGAGTGAACGCCAGAACAAGCCCAAGCCTCATAGTGCCCAAAGCACAAAAAAGGCTTCTCCCTTGGAGTCTGCCCGAGGGTCCCCAGGTGAACGAATCAGCCGGCACCATCTGTGGGGGAGCGGTGGGCATCCCCGCACCACCCCCCGTGCCCACCCCTTCACCCAAGACCCTGCAATGCCGCCCCTGACTCCACCCAATACTCTGGCACAGCTGGAAGAGGCCTGCCGTAGACTGGCTGAGGTGTCGAAGCCCCCAAAGCAGCGTCACAAAGAGCCAAAGAAGCCGGCAGGCGTCCACGCCCTCCAGGCCAGTGAGTTGGTCGTCACTTACTTTTTCTGTGGAGAAGAGATTCCGTACCGGAGGATGCTGAAGGCGCAGAGCTTGACATTAGGCCACTTCAAAGAGCAGCTCAGCAAAAAGGGAAATTATAGGTATTACTTCAAAAAAGCGAGTGACGAGTTTGCCTGCGGAGCAGTTTTCGAGGAGGTCTGGGATGATGAGACGGTGCTCCCCATGTACGAAGGCAGGATCCTGGGCAAGGTGGAGAGGATCGACTGA